The following DNA comes from Dermacentor andersoni chromosome 2, qqDerAnde1_hic_scaffold, whole genome shotgun sequence.
CATTTATCCAGCTGACTGGTAGCCCACAATGCATCAAATGATTTAAGTAAATGCCTAGAGTCCTTGTTTAGAACGAGTAGaggcaaacacacattcatgtgaaAAAGCACCTTGGTTACCAGAGCAGGTGCATTTCCTATAATCATTAGTGCGATGCGAGCtaacaacaagcagaaaacaattGTTTTCAAGGAGCAACTACATTTTATAGTCAAAGGAACAAAAATGTGGCATAAATGAAGGAaaggtagaaaaaaagaaagaaacttgcaGTGATAAATTGCATTCCTAGCAACTTAATAGTTCAGAAGCTATTGACACACTGCAACTCAACATATATATTGTGTACCACTTTGATCTACTGGTCGAGTGTACAATCTATAACTACTCCAGCTTGAAACACAGGACATACTTCGCTAAAAGTGTGCAGGCCGCTGCACACACGACCAGAGCTGAAATCTATCCAAGTTATTGCGCACATCTGTGATTCTGAAAAGCTAGTGCCGTGAAGGGCAATACTTGCAACATTTAAGAACATGGTAGCAAAGGTACTGCATTAAGAGAACTACTGCACAGCTTAAAGATAGCTCTGCTTCCACAAGCTTGAAACAGGATTTACATCTTGATAAGGTATCTCTCGACTCAATGTCAGCAACTCCTCCAATGCAACACCTGGTAAAGGCAGGTGTGCACCCCCCAAGCAATGCACTCCATTCATTCACTCTGCTTTGAATATAGATGGTCCTGCCTATGTATCTTGCTCTTCTTCTCCGTGACAACTGCACTTTGGCACTCCGATGAGTCCTGGCATCGGGGCTCTGCACCAGCACCATCAAAACAAACTTCTTCCATTGCACCACAGTCCACAGGCTCCCTGCTAACCGTGCCAAAGTCAAGAAAATGAGTGAGGCCCCGGATCTCCATTTCCAGATGGTTTAACTTGTCATCACTTCCAGAATACATGTTGATCTTTTTGTGCAGCTCACAGATTGCTTCCAAGACACTCTTCTTTGCCTGGCTAACTGGTCCTGAATGGTTACCACTAGTAGAGTCACTAATTGGGCAAAGCCTCCTCACTGATACGAAGTCACTTGTGGCATTGCACTTCAACAGGCTCTGCTGAGTACTGCTTTCTCTTGCTTCACTAGCTCTAACAGAAGGAAATATCAAGTTTTTCCTGCTTTGCACAGTGGTTCCAGGATTGCTCAAAATGAAGACACCATTCTGAGAAGTGGGAACCAGGGACGTGAAGACCAATGGTGCACCATTCTGCTGGCTGATGACAAGAGGTGCCAATGGAAGCTGGCTGCCACTTTGGAAGGCAATAGTGGGAAAACCAACAACATTTTCATTTCCTGCAGGAGCATGGTTGGAGGACTCGCCTATGCCTTCGTCCACATCATATGAACAACTACTGGACGATTCGGATGGCGGTTCTAACTTCATGTCTTTTACGCATGGTGTAACAGGTCCCTCTTTCTGAAGCCGGGCCAATGTAGTTCCAAGGTCACGCCTGGCAATATTGTTGAGGTCCTTCCGGGTGATCAGGTGTATCTTCTGAAGCTCCCGCCCAAGCGTTTTCTTCACATTCTTGAGCACAGTGTCACCAGGTAGGCCTTGAGCAAGTTGCTGTGCAATGACTTGCTTCTCCTCTTTGTTCAACCGCAAGTGGCCTAGGTCTATGTCATGCCCATAATGTTGCTTCTGGTAGACAATCGAGACAACGCCTGTTTGGGTGTCCTGAATGGTGGTAATTGTTGCCATGCAATGTGCATTAATTTTGCAGCTACCTTGAGAC
Coding sequences within:
- the LOC126542224 gene encoding uncharacterized protein, which codes for MENMSPNQVTCPRYTCETCNKAFIRRCSLARHNSEVHSIPMSWGSFKCDQCHNVRYNQREQLLRHLIEVHKFEYKYEQRRFRSLQDFFRWKQNEEKREKVCFVASSSGKPMYGGRIKRWYVCHRSGIYIPRGKGRRRLKSQGSCKINAHCMATITTIQDTQTGVVSIVYQKQHYGHDIDLGHLRLNKEEKQVIAQQLAQGLPGDTVLKNVKKTLGRELQKIHLITRKDLNNIARRDLGTTLARLQKEGPVTPCVKDMKLEPPSESSSSCSYDVDEGIGESSNHAPAGNENVVGFPTIAFQSGSQLPLAPLVISQQNGAPLVFTSLVPTSQNGVFILSNPGTTVQSRKNLIFPSVRASEARESSTQQSLLKCNATSDFVSVRRLCPISDSTSGNHSGPVSQAKKSVLEAICELHKKINMYSGSDDKLNHLEMEIRGLTHFLDFGTVSREPVDCGAMEEVCFDGAGAEPRCQDSSECQSAVVTEKKSKIHRQDHLYSKQSE